A DNA window from Actinomadura coerulea contains the following coding sequences:
- a CDS encoding NAD(P)-dependent oxidoreductase, translated as MRVLLHYDMDHEEPGLDIVSCSEQDDARFSGLLPDTEVLWHVLRPVTAADMDRAPKLRLIQKLGTGVNTIDLDAAAERGIAVANMPGRNAQAVAETSLLLMLAALRRVVPFDARTRRGEGWPADRSLVGGELAGRTVGLLGGGEIATLLRGMLEAIGATVLYTTRRPRRGDPAWRELDGLLRASDIVSVHVPLTDETRHLLDAERLALLPEGAIVVNTARGAVIDEAALTAALTSGRLGGAGLDVFEKEPVDAANPLLELDTVVVMPHVAWLTRETWDRYFAVAAENCRRLARGDALLHRVV; from the coding sequence GTGCGGGTGCTGCTGCACTACGACATGGACCACGAGGAGCCCGGTCTCGACATCGTGAGCTGCTCGGAGCAGGACGACGCGCGGTTCTCCGGGCTGCTGCCGGACACCGAGGTGCTGTGGCACGTGCTGCGCCCGGTGACGGCCGCCGACATGGACCGGGCACCGAAGCTGAGGCTGATCCAGAAGCTCGGCACGGGCGTGAACACCATCGACCTGGACGCCGCGGCCGAGCGCGGCATCGCGGTCGCGAACATGCCGGGCCGCAACGCGCAGGCCGTCGCGGAGACGTCGCTGCTGCTGATGCTGGCGGCGCTGCGGCGCGTCGTGCCGTTCGACGCGCGGACGCGGCGCGGCGAGGGGTGGCCCGCCGACCGGTCCCTGGTGGGCGGCGAGCTGGCCGGACGGACGGTCGGGCTCCTCGGCGGCGGCGAGATCGCGACCCTGCTGCGCGGGATGCTGGAGGCGATCGGGGCCACCGTGCTCTACACGACCCGGCGGCCCCGGCGCGGCGATCCGGCCTGGCGGGAGCTGGACGGTCTCCTGCGCGCCTCCGACATCGTGTCGGTGCACGTCCCGCTGACGGACGAGACCCGTCACCTGCTCGACGCCGAGAGGCTCGCGCTGCTGCCGGAGGGCGCGATCGTGGTGAACACGGCGCGCGGCGCAGTGATCGATGAGGCGGCGCTGACGGCGGCGCTCACGTCGGGACGTCTCGGCGGCGCCGGGCTGGACGTCTTCGAAAAGGAGCCCGTGGACGCGGCGAACCCGCTGCTGGAGCTCGACACAGTGGTCGTCATGCCGCATGTGGCGTGGCTGACCCGCGAGACGTGGGACCGCTACTTCGCGGTCGCCGCGGAGAACTGCCGCCGCCTCGCACGCGGCGACGCCCTCCTCCATCGCGTCGTCTGA
- a CDS encoding tRNA(His) guanylyltransferase Thg1 family protein, which translates to MKDLEARMRAREYFHSLTLLPGAWAVVRVDGRSFSRFTEANFDKPFDQRFSDLMVDTATTLLTELGGRYAYTQSDEISVVLDPGFDLFGREVEKLVSLSAGIATAAFTHAAGQPAVFDARVWMGASVDDVDGYMTWRRTNAAHCALNTLCYWTLREEGLSARRASRELERTSADERVELLSARGIDFNDVPHWQRHGIALWWETYEKTGHDPIRDTDVTATRRRIRVERDQSMTSTYRELLEVLLRPTA; encoded by the coding sequence ATGAAGGATCTTGAAGCGCGGATGCGCGCCCGCGAGTACTTCCACTCCCTGACCCTGCTCCCCGGCGCCTGGGCCGTCGTCCGCGTGGACGGCCGGTCCTTCTCCCGCTTCACCGAGGCGAACTTCGACAAGCCGTTCGACCAGCGCTTCTCCGACCTCATGGTCGATACCGCGACGACCCTGCTCACCGAGCTCGGCGGGCGGTACGCCTACACCCAGAGCGACGAGATCTCCGTCGTCCTCGACCCCGGCTTCGACCTGTTCGGCCGCGAGGTGGAGAAGCTCGTGTCGCTGTCGGCGGGCATCGCCACCGCCGCCTTCACCCACGCCGCCGGACAGCCCGCCGTCTTCGACGCCCGCGTCTGGATGGGCGCCTCCGTCGACGACGTGGACGGCTACATGACCTGGCGCCGGACCAACGCGGCGCACTGCGCGCTGAACACATTGTGCTACTGGACCCTGCGCGAAGAAGGGCTGTCCGCACGGCGGGCCAGCCGGGAGCTGGAGCGGACGTCCGCCGACGAAAGGGTGGAGCTGCTCTCCGCGCGCGGCATCGACTTCAACGACGTCCCCCACTGGCAGCGTCACGGCATCGCCCTCTGGTGGGAGACGTACGAGAAGACGGGCCACGATCCGATCCGCGACACTGACGTGACCGCCACCCGCCGCCGGATCCGCGTCGAACGCGACCAGTCCATGACGAGCACCTACCGCGAGCTTCTCGAAGTGCTCCTGCGGCCGACCGCCTGA
- a CDS encoding YciI family protein, producing MKYMLIMRATDEAYAAMAGTDHAEMIETVGRFNQELIQAGVLLAAEGLDDPSESVVVDHSSEPPAVTDGPYGETKELFGGFYILDVASKEEAVEWARRAPAGPGFKTEIRRVPTIDEFPQDNEWIQKERAWREATGQL from the coding sequence ATGAAGTACATGCTGATCATGCGGGCGACGGACGAGGCCTACGCGGCGATGGCGGGCACGGACCACGCCGAGATGATCGAGACCGTGGGCCGGTTCAACCAGGAGCTGATCCAGGCCGGGGTGCTGCTCGCCGCGGAGGGCCTCGACGACCCGTCCGAGAGCGTGGTCGTCGACCACTCCTCCGAGCCGCCCGCCGTCACCGACGGCCCCTACGGCGAGACGAAGGAGCTGTTCGGCGGGTTCTACATCCTCGACGTGGCCTCGAAGGAGGAGGCCGTCGAGTGGGCCAGGCGGGCGCCGGCCGGTCCCGGCTTCAAGACCGAGATCCGCCGCGTCCCCACCATCGACGAGTTCCCGCAGGACAACGAGTGGATCCAGAAGGAGCGGGCCTGGCGCGAGGCCACCGGCCAGCTGTGA
- a CDS encoding winged helix-turn-helix transcriptional regulator: MTHQTLSHPGLPDDPRANAAEPTPSCPVEITLHALRGRWTTLVVRELLRGDRSYSELRLALPALSDKVLADRLAHLAEAGVLERERRAGWPPRTLYKLTPQGRRLGPVLQALWDWGAEV; encoded by the coding sequence GTGACTCACCAAACGCTCAGCCATCCGGGGCTGCCCGACGATCCGCGCGCGAACGCGGCGGAGCCCACGCCGTCGTGCCCGGTGGAGATCACCCTGCACGCGCTGCGCGGGCGCTGGACGACGCTGGTGGTCCGCGAGCTCCTGCGGGGCGACCGCTCGTACAGCGAGCTGCGGCTGGCACTGCCGGCCCTGTCCGACAAGGTGCTGGCCGACCGGCTGGCGCATCTCGCCGAGGCGGGCGTGCTCGAACGGGAGAGGCGGGCGGGCTGGCCGCCGCGCACGCTGTACAAGCTCACCCCGCAGGGCCGCCGCCTGGGACCGGTTCTCCAGGCCCTGTGGGACTGGGGCGCCGAGGTGTAG
- a CDS encoding NAD(P)H-dependent flavin oxidoreductase, with translation MSAVLTELPIVQAPMAGGPSTPELAAAVSNAGGLGFLAAGYRTTEAMRADIAATRELTSRPFGMNVFMPSLDAIDPAAVAAYRDLLAPEAARLGVEPGTPGARDDAYDAKIADLVSDPPAVVSFTFGCPSPDVIRALKDRGATVVLTVTSVDEARRASGADALCLQGFEAGGHRGSFTNTLDDPLALRALLPAVREITRQPLIAAGGLATAADVAGILSLGAVAAQLGTAFLRCPESGASDVHKAALTDPRYTSTAMTRAFSGRPARGLVNRFLAEHSGDAPAAYPDVHYVTAPLRRASAAQGDPDGVNLWAGESFRETTETPAADLVTALASA, from the coding sequence GTGAGCGCCGTGCTGACGGAACTGCCGATCGTGCAGGCCCCGATGGCGGGCGGGCCGTCGACGCCGGAACTGGCCGCCGCCGTCTCGAACGCGGGCGGTCTCGGCTTCCTCGCCGCCGGCTACCGGACGACCGAGGCCATGCGCGCCGACATCGCCGCCACGCGCGAGCTGACGTCCCGGCCGTTCGGGATGAACGTCTTCATGCCGTCCCTGGACGCGATCGACCCGGCCGCGGTCGCCGCCTACCGCGACCTCCTCGCCCCCGAGGCCGCCCGCCTCGGCGTGGAGCCGGGCACCCCGGGCGCCCGCGACGACGCCTACGACGCGAAGATCGCCGACCTGGTGTCCGACCCGCCCGCCGTCGTCAGCTTCACGTTCGGCTGCCCGAGCCCGGACGTCATCCGCGCCCTCAAGGACAGGGGCGCGACCGTCGTCCTCACCGTGACGTCAGTGGACGAGGCCCGCCGGGCGTCCGGAGCCGACGCGCTCTGCCTCCAGGGCTTCGAGGCCGGAGGCCACCGGGGCTCGTTCACCAACACCCTCGACGACCCGCTGGCGCTGCGCGCGCTGCTCCCGGCCGTCCGCGAGATCACCCGGCAGCCCCTCATCGCCGCCGGGGGCCTGGCCACCGCCGCCGACGTCGCCGGGATCCTCTCCCTCGGCGCCGTCGCCGCCCAGCTCGGGACGGCGTTCCTGCGCTGCCCGGAGAGCGGCGCCAGCGACGTCCACAAGGCCGCCCTCACCGATCCGCGCTACACCTCTACCGCGATGACCAGGGCGTTCAGCGGACGTCCCGCGCGCGGCCTGGTCAACCGCTTCCTCGCCGAGCACTCGGGCGACGCCCCCGCCGCCTACCCGGACGTCCACTACGTGACGGCCCCGCTGCGCCGCGCGTCCGCCGCCCAAGGCGACCCGGACGGCGTGAACCTCTGGGCGGGCGAGTCGTTCCGCGAGACGACCGAAACCCCCGCCGCCGACTTGGTGACGGCCCTGGCCTCCGCCTGA
- a CDS encoding nuclear transport factor 2 family protein, with translation MTNKEIVQRALAELLTTGSTEGLRPLLSEDFAHHRPDASSTKDEWLAAVEAALTPLAGMQVEIVHLLADGEHVVLHTRRRLPDGPEIAVVDIWRIADGLLAEAWEIIEPVAQATANLTWWAPAAV, from the coding sequence ATGACCAACAAGGAAATCGTTCAGCGGGCCCTGGCGGAGCTGCTCACCACGGGCAGCACCGAGGGGCTCCGGCCGCTGCTCAGCGAGGACTTCGCGCACCACCGCCCGGACGCCTCCTCGACCAAGGACGAATGGCTCGCCGCCGTCGAGGCGGCGCTCACCCCGCTCGCCGGCATGCAGGTCGAGATCGTCCACCTGCTGGCCGACGGCGAGCACGTGGTGCTGCACACGCGCCGGCGGCTCCCGGACGGCCCGGAGATCGCGGTAGTGGACATCTGGCGCATAGCCGACGGCCTGCTCGCCGAAGCCTGGGAGATCATCGAACCGGTGGCCCAGGCGACCGCCAACCTCACCTGGTGGGCCCCCGCCGCAGTCTGA
- a CDS encoding NAD(P)-dependent alcohol dehydrogenase has protein sequence MQIEAAVLRAADAPYTIESLDLADPGPGEILVRVAGAGMCHTDMLGRVPGDLVAKPVVLGHEGSGVVEAVGPGVTGPTVGDHVVMSFDSCGECANCRAAKPGACPQMTALNMLAMPLDGTPRATGPGGEPVHTRWFGQSSFASHALGTARNVVPVTKDVPLDVLGPLGCGVQTGAASVLVSLGVRAGDSIAVFGAGAVGLAAVMAARIAGASTIVAVDLHESRLDLARELGATHVINGADDDIAGQIRAISGGEGVQYSFDSTAVPEVVSTAVASLRTTGVCGLVGVGAAEYRLDANLLLMGRTVKGIIEGDAVPHTFIPRMIEMWRQGRFPFDRLVTTYPLAQINEAEADTTSGKVVKPVLIP, from the coding sequence GTGCAGATCGAAGCCGCGGTGCTGCGCGCCGCAGACGCCCCCTACACGATCGAGTCGCTCGACCTCGCCGACCCCGGACCCGGCGAGATCCTCGTCAGGGTCGCGGGCGCGGGGATGTGCCACACCGACATGCTCGGACGCGTCCCCGGAGACCTCGTCGCGAAGCCGGTCGTCCTCGGGCACGAGGGCTCCGGCGTGGTCGAGGCGGTCGGGCCCGGCGTCACCGGCCCCACCGTCGGCGACCACGTGGTCATGTCGTTCGACTCGTGCGGGGAGTGCGCCAACTGCCGCGCCGCCAAGCCCGGTGCCTGCCCGCAGATGACCGCGCTCAACATGCTCGCGATGCCGCTGGACGGGACGCCCCGCGCCACCGGCCCCGGCGGCGAGCCCGTCCACACGCGCTGGTTCGGGCAGTCGTCGTTCGCGAGCCACGCCCTCGGAACCGCCCGCAACGTCGTCCCGGTCACCAAGGACGTCCCCCTCGACGTGCTCGGGCCGCTCGGCTGCGGCGTGCAGACCGGCGCCGCCTCCGTGCTGGTCTCGCTCGGCGTCCGCGCGGGCGACAGCATCGCGGTCTTCGGCGCGGGCGCGGTCGGGCTGGCCGCCGTGATGGCCGCCCGGATCGCGGGCGCCTCCACGATCGTCGCCGTCGACCTGCACGAGTCCCGGCTCGACCTGGCCCGCGAGCTCGGCGCCACCCACGTCATCAACGGCGCGGACGACGACATCGCCGGGCAGATCCGGGCGATCTCCGGCGGCGAGGGCGTGCAGTACTCGTTCGACTCCACGGCCGTCCCCGAGGTCGTCTCGACGGCGGTCGCCTCGCTGCGCACGACCGGCGTGTGCGGCCTGGTCGGCGTCGGCGCCGCCGAGTACCGGCTGGACGCGAACCTCCTGCTCATGGGGCGGACGGTCAAGGGCATCATCGAGGGCGACGCCGTCCCGCACACGTTCATCCCGCGGATGATCGAGATGTGGCGGCAGGGCCGCTTCCCGTTCGACCGGCTGGTCACCACCTACCCGCTCGCCCAGATCAACGAGGCGGAGGCCGACACGACGTCCGGCAAGGTCGTCAAGCCGGTCCTGATCCCGTGA
- a CDS encoding tetratricopeptide repeat protein: protein METGSGEAEFKEAKSLQEERRVPEAERLFRVAAEAGHVGAMLKLGVLVVERDEGEAERWWRAAADAGDRVGQFNLGILCSDQGRDEEAESWYRKAAEAGEVDARHNLGLLLIGRRDVQGASEQFRIAAEAGRTDSMTNLGLALGEMGRTDESEEWLRRAAEKGDGRALSSLANHLYSQGRREEADEWWEKGATAGDPDSLFNLGVRCEHKNDMAGAEEYFRRAGQAGHPRGAARAAAVARGIRENGAPYMPGLF, encoded by the coding sequence GTGGAGACAGGTAGTGGAGAGGCCGAGTTCAAGGAGGCGAAGTCGCTCCAGGAGGAGAGGCGAGTGCCGGAGGCTGAGCGGCTGTTCAGGGTGGCTGCTGAGGCGGGGCATGTCGGCGCCATGCTCAAGCTCGGCGTCCTGGTCGTGGAGCGGGACGAGGGCGAGGCCGAACGGTGGTGGCGTGCGGCGGCCGACGCGGGCGATCGGGTCGGGCAGTTCAACCTCGGCATCCTCTGCTCGGACCAGGGACGGGACGAGGAGGCCGAGAGCTGGTATCGCAAAGCCGCCGAGGCGGGCGAGGTCGACGCTCGGCACAATCTCGGGCTGCTGCTCATCGGCCGTCGTGACGTGCAAGGAGCTTCCGAGCAGTTCCGCATCGCGGCCGAGGCCGGGCGCACCGATTCGATGACCAACCTCGGTCTGGCGCTCGGTGAGATGGGGCGGACGGACGAATCCGAGGAATGGCTGCGGCGCGCCGCTGAGAAGGGTGATGGCCGTGCGCTCAGTTCCCTCGCCAACCACCTGTACTCACAGGGCCGACGCGAGGAGGCCGACGAATGGTGGGAGAAGGGCGCGACTGCGGGTGACCCTGACTCCCTGTTCAACCTCGGTGTCCGCTGCGAGCACAAGAACGACATGGCGGGGGCCGAGGAGTACTTCCGCAGGGCCGGACAGGCCGGGCATCCGCGCGGTGCCGCGAGGGCGGCGGCCGTGGCCCGCGGAATTCGCGAGAACGGCGCCCCCTACATGCCCGGCCTCTTCTGA
- a CDS encoding HEAT repeat domain-containing protein, translated as MLIGDVARRSGVSARMLRHYESLGLVRPTGRTSAGYREYSGADIRRIFHIESLRSLGLSLREVGRALDDPAFAPAELVDGLVRRTRERIARETELLTRLRRIDAAEPAGWEDVLQIVALLQALGSESAGKRQRAALSSVGEGPVPVEALVEAALSETDTNVAGALRWALARAGDGALAPLAEGLGSPAAEVRRRAVLAIAEIPGDEATALLRDALTSPDTVVRRHAARTLGTRGVEDAVPTLIDMIVEEANDVDAADALSALASRPAPADEIASGLVARLAHGTADPSARRRLTQALAGIPGPTASRALADLSQDEDHAVALTATYILGLRDAQV; from the coding sequence GTGTTGATCGGGGACGTGGCACGGCGGTCCGGGGTCAGCGCCCGCATGCTCAGGCATTACGAGTCGCTCGGCCTGGTGCGGCCCACGGGCCGCACCAGCGCCGGCTATCGCGAGTACTCCGGCGCGGACATCCGGCGCATCTTCCACATCGAGAGCCTGCGGTCGCTGGGGCTGTCGCTGCGCGAGGTCGGGCGCGCGCTCGACGACCCCGCCTTCGCGCCCGCGGAGCTCGTCGACGGCCTCGTCCGCCGGACGCGGGAGCGCATCGCCCGCGAGACGGAGCTGCTCACGCGGCTCCGCCGGATCGACGCCGCGGAACCCGCCGGCTGGGAGGACGTCCTCCAGATCGTCGCGCTCCTCCAGGCGCTGGGGTCGGAGAGCGCCGGGAAGCGCCAGCGCGCGGCCCTGTCCTCGGTCGGGGAGGGCCCGGTTCCGGTGGAGGCACTGGTCGAGGCGGCCCTGAGCGAGACCGACACGAACGTCGCCGGAGCCCTCCGGTGGGCTCTGGCGCGAGCGGGCGACGGCGCGCTGGCGCCGCTGGCGGAGGGCCTCGGCTCACCGGCCGCCGAGGTGCGGAGACGGGCCGTCCTGGCGATCGCCGAGATCCCCGGCGACGAGGCGACCGCACTGCTGAGGGACGCCCTGACGAGCCCTGACACCGTGGTCCGCCGGCACGCGGCCCGGACGCTCGGGACACGGGGAGTGGAGGACGCCGTCCCGACGCTGATCGACATGATCGTCGAGGAGGCGAACGACGTCGACGCCGCCGACGCGCTGAGCGCCCTGGCGAGCCGTCCCGCGCCGGCGGACGAGATCGCCTCCGGGCTCGTCGCCCGCCTCGCCCACGGCACCGCCGATCCGTCGGCCCGCCGACGGCTGACACAGGCGCTGGCAGGCATCCCGGGCCCCACCGCGTCCCGCGCCCTCGCAGACCTCTCCCAGGACGAAGACCACGCCGTCGCACTGACGGCGACCTACATCCTGGGCCTCCGCGACGCACAGGTGTAA
- a CDS encoding methyltransferase, with protein sequence MKVNSPGTRPGSNSEFPWDNFDPETYHGNNYGKMLLPDRKILTRGASWFNRVALWRYSEGMGQFAHGVDVGPGSNLYPTLSMLAYCRKITLIEYGAANVEYLRKEIQYLSDSWRPFWTVISRFVGGRDFEWARRTLRERVTVVQGDIFTDLPVAEFDIGTMHFVAESLTAKPQEVRYGVRNFTRSLRRQSPFAMANMAGSHGYWVGDVWFPAAPVYATDVEWMLDLLAFKKWVEEIDKGGPSVHLDAEGKPMDDYSGYLVSTGLTF encoded by the coding sequence GTGAAAGTCAATTCGCCGGGCACCAGGCCCGGTTCGAATAGCGAGTTCCCCTGGGACAACTTCGACCCGGAAACGTACCACGGGAACAACTACGGGAAGATGCTCCTCCCGGACCGCAAGATCCTCACGCGAGGAGCCAGCTGGTTCAACCGGGTCGCGCTGTGGCGCTACTCCGAGGGGATGGGACAGTTCGCCCACGGAGTCGACGTCGGCCCCGGGTCGAACCTCTACCCCACCCTCAGCATGCTCGCGTACTGCCGGAAGATCACGCTCATCGAGTACGGGGCGGCCAACGTCGAGTACCTGAGGAAGGAGATCCAGTACCTCAGCGACTCGTGGCGGCCGTTCTGGACCGTCATCTCGCGGTTCGTCGGCGGGCGCGACTTCGAGTGGGCGCGGCGCACGCTGCGTGAGCGCGTCACGGTCGTGCAGGGGGACATCTTCACCGATCTCCCCGTGGCGGAGTTCGACATCGGGACGATGCACTTCGTCGCCGAGTCGCTCACCGCAAAGCCGCAGGAGGTCCGGTACGGAGTCCGCAACTTCACGAGGTCCCTCAGGCGCCAGAGCCCCTTCGCCATGGCCAACATGGCGGGGTCCCACGGGTACTGGGTCGGGGACGTGTGGTTCCCCGCCGCGCCGGTGTACGCGACGGACGTGGAGTGGATGCTCGATCTGCTCGCCTTCAAGAAGTGGGTCGAGGAGATCGACAAGGGCGGTCCGTCCGTCCACCTCGACGCCGAAGGGAAGCCCATGGACGACTACTCGGGCTACCTGGTGTCGACGGGCCTGACCTTCTGA
- a CDS encoding helix-turn-helix domain-containing protein encodes MDTIGELLRRWRHHRRLSQLDLAIAADVSARHVSLVETGRSNPSAAMVLRLAEQLDVPLRDRNRLLLAAGFAPRYAERPLGDDALTAARNAVERVLRAHEPYPALAFDRRWNIVMTNRAVEPFLAEVDPELLRPPVNLLRLGLDPRGLARLVVNLADVRAVFRSRVRRQLAAAPDPGLAALYGELLEPGPEDAPPDADVMIQMIVRFGGRELRLFSTITTFGTPQDITLDEVAVESYYPADAESAAFFEGPGPGLTGSGPA; translated from the coding sequence GTGGACACGATCGGGGAGCTCCTGCGGCGGTGGCGGCATCACCGGCGGCTCAGCCAGCTCGACCTCGCGATCGCCGCCGACGTCTCGGCCCGGCACGTCAGCCTCGTCGAGACGGGCAGGTCCAACCCGAGCGCCGCCATGGTCCTGCGGCTCGCGGAGCAGCTCGACGTGCCGCTGCGCGACCGCAACCGGCTGCTGCTCGCGGCCGGCTTCGCGCCCCGGTACGCCGAACGGCCCCTCGGCGACGACGCGCTGACCGCCGCGCGGAACGCGGTCGAACGGGTGCTGCGCGCGCACGAGCCGTATCCGGCGCTGGCGTTCGACCGCCGCTGGAACATCGTCATGACCAACCGCGCCGTCGAGCCGTTCCTCGCCGAGGTCGACCCCGAGCTGCTCCGGCCGCCGGTCAACCTGCTGCGGCTCGGCCTCGACCCGCGCGGACTCGCCCGCCTGGTCGTCAACCTCGCCGACGTGCGCGCGGTGTTCCGGTCCCGGGTCAGGCGGCAGCTCGCCGCCGCGCCCGACCCCGGGCTCGCCGCCCTCTACGGGGAACTGCTGGAACCCGGCCCCGAGGACGCGCCGCCGGACGCCGACGTCATGATCCAGATGATCGTCCGCTTCGGGGGGCGGGAGCTGCGGCTGTTCTCCACCATCACCACGTTCGGCACTCCCCAGGACATCACGCTGGACGAGGTCGCCGTCGAGTCGTACTACCCGGCGGACGCCGAGAGCGCCGCCTTCTTCGAGGGCCCCGGGCCGGGGCTCACGGGATCAGGACCGGCTTGA
- a CDS encoding RNA polymerase sigma factor, which yields MGDPTGREAVAAVWRIESARIVGALARYTGDFALAEDLAQEALAEALVTWPRDGVPRQPSGWLLTVGRRRAIDAFRRRSALDERYAALAHDLDEGGAAQRPPGKDDDVLWDPDRIDDDVLALMFVSCHPVLSREARIALTLRVVGGLTSDEIARAFLVPTATVQARITRAKKTLGAARVPFEVPAAGERAGRLPSVLNVVYLIFTEGSTASSGGELIRFDLAGEARRLARVLSRLMPDEPEVHGLLALLELTAARFPARTAPDGGPVLLEHQDRTRWDGAAIHRGRAALSRAGKAGRGLGPYGLQAAIAECHALAPSVAETDWDRIVVLYEALGRLAPSPVVDLNRAVAVSMANGPAAALAIVDDLAASGALANSHLLPSVRGELLSRLGRPEEARTELERAVKLAANDRERALLQHKLAALP from the coding sequence ATGGGCGACCCCACCGGCCGCGAGGCCGTCGCCGCCGTCTGGCGGATCGAGTCGGCGCGGATCGTCGGCGCCCTCGCCCGCTACACCGGCGACTTCGCGCTGGCCGAGGACCTCGCCCAGGAGGCCCTGGCCGAGGCGCTCGTGACGTGGCCCCGCGACGGCGTCCCCCGCCAGCCGTCGGGGTGGCTGCTCACCGTGGGGCGGCGGCGCGCGATCGACGCGTTCCGCCGCCGCTCCGCCCTCGACGAGCGGTACGCCGCCCTCGCCCACGACCTGGACGAGGGCGGCGCCGCCCAACGCCCGCCCGGCAAGGACGACGACGTGCTCTGGGACCCCGACCGGATCGACGACGACGTGCTCGCGCTCATGTTCGTCTCGTGCCACCCCGTCCTGTCGCGGGAGGCGAGGATCGCCCTGACCCTGCGGGTGGTCGGCGGCCTGACCAGCGACGAGATCGCGAGAGCGTTCCTGGTGCCGACCGCGACCGTCCAGGCCCGGATCACCCGCGCGAAGAAGACCCTCGGCGCGGCCCGGGTGCCGTTCGAGGTGCCGGCGGCGGGCGAACGGGCCGGGCGCCTCCCCTCCGTCCTCAACGTCGTCTACCTGATCTTCACCGAGGGCTCCACGGCCAGCTCGGGCGGCGAGCTGATCCGGTTCGACCTCGCGGGGGAGGCGCGGCGGCTGGCCCGCGTCCTGTCCCGGCTGATGCCGGACGAGCCGGAGGTGCACGGCCTGCTGGCGCTGCTGGAGCTGACCGCCGCGCGCTTCCCCGCCCGAACCGCCCCGGACGGCGGGCCCGTACTGCTGGAGCACCAGGACCGCACCCGCTGGGACGGCGCCGCGATCCACCGGGGACGCGCCGCCCTGTCCCGCGCCGGGAAGGCGGGCCGCGGCCTGGGCCCCTACGGCCTCCAGGCGGCGATCGCCGAATGCCACGCCCTCGCCCCCTCGGTCGCCGAAACCGACTGGGACCGCATCGTCGTCCTCTACGAAGCCCTGGGCCGCCTGGCGCCCTCGCCGGTCGTCGACCTCAACAGGGCCGTAGCGGTCTCCATGGCGAACGGCCCTGCCGCCGCGCTCGCGATCGTCGACGACCTCGCGGCCTCGGGCGCCCTGGCGAACTCCCACCTTCTCCCGAGCGTCCGAGGCGAACTCCTCAGCCGCCTGGGCCGCCCAGAAGAGGCGCGCACCGAACTGGAACGAGCCGTCAAACTGGCGGCCAACGACCGCGAACGCGCCCTCCTCCAACACAAACTGGCCGCTCTTCCCTAG
- a CDS encoding YybH family protein, translating to MRPLAERPEDVAPVFADRFNSGDPAAVAELYEEGAVFVPSPGTPLTGADAHAANARFMALGLPIKVAPRHVYTSGDLALLIVDWVIEGEAAEGPVRVEGTATDVARRGPDGRWRYVLDNPSGTAASGA from the coding sequence ATGCGCCCATTGGCCGAACGACCCGAGGACGTCGCGCCCGTCTTCGCCGACCGCTTCAACAGCGGCGACCCGGCCGCGGTCGCCGAACTGTACGAGGAGGGGGCGGTGTTCGTCCCCTCCCCGGGCACCCCGCTGACCGGCGCCGACGCCCACGCCGCGAACGCCCGCTTCATGGCCCTCGGCCTGCCGATCAAGGTCGCCCCCCGCCACGTCTACACCTCCGGCGACCTCGCCCTGCTGATCGTCGACTGGGTGATCGAAGGCGAGGCGGCCGAGGGCCCGGTCCGCGTCGAGGGCACCGCCACCGACGTCGCCCGCCGGGGGCCCGACGGCCGCTGGCGCTACGTCCTCGACAACCCCTCCGGCACGGCCGCCTCCGGCGCGTAG